From a region of the Haloferax volcanii DS2 genome:
- a CDS encoding sulfurtransferase TusA family protein, which yields MSTYEPTETLDVKGLSCPMPVVKTRGAVDELESGEILQVVATDSGSMSDLKGWADATDGVAMLDQEEAEEDGDAVFRHFIQKE from the coding sequence ATGAGTACATACGAACCCACCGAGACCCTCGACGTGAAAGGACTGTCCTGCCCGATGCCCGTCGTCAAGACCCGCGGCGCGGTCGACGAGCTCGAAAGCGGCGAGATTCTGCAGGTCGTCGCGACCGACTCCGGCAGCATGAGCGACCTGAAGGGCTGGGCCGACGCCACCGACGGCGTCGCCATGCTCGACCAGGAAGAGGCCGAGGAAGACGGCGACGCTGTCTTCCGCCACTTCATCCAGAAGGAATGA
- a CDS encoding DsrE/DsrF/DrsH-like family protein, with translation MSSDADAPVDAGAASVEDLRAQVQALQQEVSDLREATDDDGQKSMTIIATKGTLDMAYPPLILASTAAAFGWDVVVFHTFWGLDILHEKKSKNLKLSAVGNPSMPMPNAVAALPFMDSVATSMMEKKIQKNGTATVEELIETSLDMGVDLQACQMTIELMGYDEAEFYDGVTTGVGAATALQHMADADVQLMI, from the coding sequence ATGAGCTCGGACGCCGACGCGCCCGTCGACGCGGGAGCCGCCTCCGTCGAAGACCTCCGCGCGCAGGTCCAAGCCCTGCAACAAGAGGTCTCCGACCTCCGGGAGGCCACCGACGACGACGGACAGAAGTCGATGACCATCATCGCGACCAAAGGCACCCTCGACATGGCGTACCCGCCGCTCATCCTCGCCAGTACGGCGGCCGCCTTCGGCTGGGACGTCGTGGTCTTCCACACGTTCTGGGGACTCGACATCCTCCACGAGAAGAAGTCGAAGAACCTGAAGCTCAGCGCGGTCGGCAACCCGAGCATGCCGATGCCGAACGCCGTGGCCGCGTTGCCCTTCATGGACAGCGTCGCCACGAGCATGATGGAAAAGAAGATTCAGAAAAACGGGACCGCGACCGTCGAGGAACTCATCGAAACCTCCCTCGACATGGGCGTCGACCTTCAGGCCTGCCAGATGACCATCGAGCTGATGGGCTACGACGAAGCCGAGTTCTACGACGGCGTCACCACCGGCGTCGGCGCGGCGACGGCCCTCCAGCACATGGCCGACGCCGACGTGCAACTCATGATTTAG